The genomic region AGTGAGGGTTGCCAAGGGCCGTTTCTACGCCCTTACCTTTAGCTTTGCTCGGACTTGTTCTCAAGACGAAACCCTTAACATCACCATCTCACCAAACCACAAGAAACACGGTTCCGGCCTGTTGCCCCTCCAAACCATATATAGTCATTTGGGTCATGACGCCTATGCGTGGGGTTTCCGTGCTGAGTCTAGTGTCATTGAGATTACCTTTCATAATATGCACCATCCCGGCGAGGATTTAACGTGTGGGCCCATTATTGATAATGTCGCTCTTGTTATCTTAGATGACGTCAAGGCTACCGGAGGTACAATTGTCTTTTCCTctatttaatttccgtctaatGTTTTTCACCTAAGACGATCTTACAGCATGAAACGACAATTGCTAAACATTATATTCGTAGGCAATTTGATCAAGAATGGTGAGTTTGGACAAGGCCCTTATGTCTCCCACCACTCAGCCACCGGCGTCCTAATCCCATCAAACATCAAGGACAATCAGTCACCCTTACCAGCATGGATGATCGAGTCCCATAAGGCGGTTAAATACATAGACTCCCTCCATTTCTTCGTGCCTGAGGGACAAAGGGCAATTGAGCTCATCGGAGGAAAAGAGAGCTCTATTGCGCAAACCATAAGGACTAAAGTAGGGGAATCCTACGTCCTCACGTTCCTCGTAGGAGATGCTAAAAACGAGTGCGTGGGACCCTTGGCGGTTGAGGCTTTCG from Silene latifolia isolate original U9 population chromosome 3, ASM4854445v1, whole genome shotgun sequence harbors:
- the LOC141648060 gene encoding BIIDXI-like protein At5g11420, which codes for MKLNNVVFVLVLASTLCVSFGGMLPNGDFEISPSALQLTGTKVNGRYAIPKWVSKGFVEYITEGAQQGDMVLVIPEGKHAVRLGNNASIRQKVRVAKGRFYALTFSFARTCSQDETLNITISPNHKKHGSGLLPLQTIYSHLGHDAYAWGFRAESSVIEITFHNMHHPGEDLTCGPIIDNVALVILDDVKATGGNLIKNGEFGQGPYVSHHSATGVLIPSNIKDNQSPLPAWMIESHKAVKYIDSLHFFVPEGQRAIELIGGKESSIAQTIRTKVGESYVLTFLVGDAKNECVGPLAVEAFAGEAMTTINYHSKGEGGFIRGQLLFTPKKPRTRIRFMSSFYTMTNMGSMCGPVIDDVKVRTTHYHSRIHT